The Apium graveolens cultivar Ventura chromosome 6, ASM990537v1, whole genome shotgun sequence genome contains a region encoding:
- the LOC141666147 gene encoding putative LRR receptor-like serine/threonine-protein kinase At1g53430, producing MEYDDRSNFVATKSNVTREEYYQTSRLSPSSLKYYDICLQKGSYKVRLHFAKILFSDDATSQGIGRRIFDVSIQGNVVRKDFNVAEEAGGIGKGFTLEQDVSVNGFGTRGLSSLAIAGIIFASLVSLGLILVVLWMKGFLGGKDTEDEGNVTDVEVANRTTFPSLLLWPFGLPIIGAL from the exons ATGGAGTATGATG ATAGATCTAATTTTGTGGCAACAAAAAGTAATGTGACCAGAGAAGAGTACTATCAAACATCCCGCCTTTCCCCTTCTTCACTCAAGTACTATGACATTTGCTTGCAAAAGGGTAGTTATAAAGTTCGCCTCCACTTTGCGAAAATACTATTCTCTGACGATGCGACATCTCAGGGCATTGGAAGACGCATTTTTGATGTTTCTATCCAA GGTAATGTTGTTCGGAAAGACTTCAATGTTGCAGAGGAAGCTGGAGGTATCGGAAAGGGTTTCACCTTGGAGCAGGATGTTAGTGTTAATG GCTTCGGTACGAGGGGACTGTCAAGTCTAGCTATTGCTGGCATTATTTTCGCTTCACTTGTGAGCCTTGGCTTGATATTGGTTGTACTATGGATGAAAGGTTTCCTAGGAGGAAAAGACACTGAAGATGAAG GAAATGTTACTGATGTCGAGGTTGCTAACAGAACTACATTTCCTTCTTTGTTGTTATGGCCTTTTGGATTGCCCATTATAGGAGCACTCTAA